A region from the Molothrus ater isolate BHLD 08-10-18 breed brown headed cowbird unplaced genomic scaffold, BPBGC_Mater_1.1 matUn_MA502, whole genome shotgun sequence genome encodes:
- the LOC129047093 gene encoding AF4/FMR2 family member 1-like: MAQLLLTQQTLLALKVVEKPTSSLGPPRVCQSQHKRVAPAQPSKSGSGSTRDGDSSSDSALPRAPAPEPIGHNHVQSIEEILKEMSPLSPLLPCLQSSVRTETYKFPLQAKVTRVSSSQV, from the exons atgGCTCAGCTCCTGTTGACTCAGCAGACGTTGCTTGCCCTGAAA GTTGTGGAAAAGCCAACTTCCTCACTTGGTCCTCCAAG AGTTTGCCAGTCCCAGCACAAGAGggtggcaccagcacagcccagcaagTCGGGGTCAGGGAGCACCAGGGACGGCGACAGCTCCTCAGACTCTGCACTTCCAAGAGCACCAGCACCTGAG CCCATTGGGCACAATCATGTGCAGTCCATTGAAGAAATATTGAAG GAAATGAGCCCCCTGTCACCTCTCCTGCCATGCCTTCAGTCATCTGTGAGAACAGAGACTTACAAATTTCCGTTGCAGGCAAAGGTAACCCGGGTCTCCTCGAGCCAGGTCTAA
- the LOC118700984 gene encoding kelch-like protein 8: MPSDSGRVYAVGGHDGNEHLGSMEVFDPLTNKWMMKASMNTKRRGIALASLGGPIYAIGGLDDNTCFSDVERYDIDSDRWSTVASMNTPRGGVGSVALVNHVYAVGGNDGVASLSSVEKYDPHLDKWIEVKEMGQRRAGNGVSELHGCLYVVGGFDDNSPLSSVERFDPRCNKWEYVAELTTPRGGVGIATLMGKIFAVGGHNGNVYLNTVEAFDPIVNRWELVGSVSHCRAGAGVAVCSCLSSQIRDVSQGSSNVVDCM; the protein is encoded by the exons ATGCCCAGTGATTCTG GTAGAGTCTATGCAGTAGGTGGACATGATGGAAATGAACACTTAGGAAGCATGGAAGTATTTGACCCTCTCACAAACAAGTGGATGATGAAGGCATCAATGAACACAAAGAG GAGAGGCATCGCGCTGGCGTCCCTGGGCGGCCCCATTTATGCCATTGGGGGCTTGGATGACAACACGTGCTTCAGTGACGTGGAGCGCTATGACATCGACTCAGATCGCTGGAGCACCGTGGCTTCCATGAACACTCCCCGGGGAGGCGTCGGCTCCGTAGCCCTGGTG AACCATGTCTACGCCGTGGGTGGCAATGATGGTGTAGCATCTCTTTCCAGTGTGGAGAAATATGATCCCCACCTGGATAAGTGGATAGAAGTAAAAGAGATGGGCCAGCGAAGGGCTGGGAACGGTGTCAGTGAGCTCCACGGCTGCTTGTATGTAGTGG GTGGGTTTGATGACAACTCACCCCTGAGCTCAGTGGAGCGGTTTGACCCACGCTGTAACAAATGGGAATACGTGGCAGAGCTCACAACTCCAAGGGGTGGTGTTGGCATAGCAACACTGATGGGAAAAATTTTTGCAGTTGGAGGTCATAATGGCAACGTGTACCTGAATACAGTGGAAGCATTTGATCCCATAGTGAACAG GTGGGAGCTGGTGGGCTCAGTGTcacactgcagggcaggggcggGCGTGGCCGTGTGCTCCTGTCTCAGCAGCCAGATCCGGGATGTGAGCCAGGGATCCAGCAACGTTGTGGATTGCATGTGA